One stretch of Armigeres subalbatus isolate Guangzhou_Male chromosome 2, GZ_Asu_2, whole genome shotgun sequence DNA includes these proteins:
- the LOC134212754 gene encoding zinc finger protein 431-like: MARLCCIPICPNSKVDRGVSCFPFPAVDVELRNKWIDFVGGNVSKFRWRAKYICADHFMQLELVKINGQKSLAEGAVPMVYSPEDDEADELIDRDDVMISEEPAGTSSRSNMGTSTAHNVASEDTQAVEDTPLRSLFCRMCLKKGVGLIPFNSKLHNASLVDIIFTITGLKVDTDGELPTKICADCVGKADLAFNIRMEFLHHERILYNLIDSNQLQFHYQSYDNHPQESRSLNQVYLTNLISNVKQEAATEAPVVIANSSDKIVPTQKDDSVMCMKEDLENLPTLGTSVNVESTDEITEIEVLEEFEEEHLYEDDEEEVMLADVQTTDPIEETEQTLDHLKHSNSNNQLKLEILSDSEEEPQTKQKFVFSWKELYKPKPTVVKKPQYKIVEYRPKPKLVPHTCYVCNTSHEDADALEAHMEQHVSILPYKCEQCNTEQVPQVLKTLVSLNRHLMTHLYPYPCDYCPLRFLTQPSYVDHMRSQHEATDTDGFACDYCGQFFNKKRQFYHHLARHKALEDEKYKCEHCGKAFGCSALLKRHRRIHTGEMPFECKKCGKKFNHEANFQNHKRLHIGERAYVCEECGKTFHNGTSLRYHKAEHYPDDPRFRPTPLTSQRSRYQSSAYPKPHIRVDASGAKFYTCEIENCTFETEQYRTFFYHRSMHLKKFKCDLCEKRFPLRCTLTKHIENVHEGKVAEKNLACPYCSKMFSCKQKLSLHVDVHENNRRHKCQFCDKAFVQKANCTAHERIHTGERPHVCRICPAAFITSSGRKKHERTHPELEQTQDLQEGSKEVGLEAEEEEEEYIEEEVDDLEYGEELVEYAPLEEIC, translated from the exons ATGGCACGGCTATGCTGCATTCCGATTTGTCCTAACTCAAAGGTGGACCGCGGAGTTTCTTGCTTTCCCTTCCCAGCGGTGGACGTCGAGCTACGCAACAAATGGATCGACTTTGTTGGCGGCAATGTGAGCAAGTTCCGATGGAGAGCCAAGTATATCTGTGCGGACCACTTCATGCAATTGGAACTAGTGAAAATTAACGGTCAAAAGTCTCTAGCGGAAGGAG CCGTTCCAATGGTTTATTCACCGGAAGACGATGAAGCTGACGAACTGATAGATCGGGACGATGTCATGATTTCCGAGGAGCCGGCAGGTACGTCGTCTAGGAGCAACATGGGTACGAGCACCGCCCATAATGTTGCCTCGGAAGATACCCAGGCAGTGGAGGACACTCCGTTGCGTTCGCTTTTCTGTCGCATGTGTCTCAAAAAGGGAGTTGGCTTAATCCCTTTCAACTCGAAGCTACACAACGCCAGCTTGGTGGACATAATCTTCACCATAACGGGGCTCAAAGTTGACACCGATGGTGAGCTTCCGACAAAAATTTGTGCTGATTGTGTCGGGAAAGCCGATTTGGCATTCAATATTCGAATGGAATTTCTACACCATGAGaggattttatataacttgatTGATAGCAACCAATTGCAGTTCCATTATCAATCCTACGATAATCACCCACAGGAGTCCAGAAGTTTAAATCAAGTTTATCTGACCAATCTGATCAGTAATGTTAAGCAGGAAGCG GCTACTGAAGCACCGGTTGTTATCGCGAACTCCAGCGATAAGATAGTTCCAACACAAAAAGATGACTCTGTAATGTGTATGAAAGAAGATTTGGAAAATCTTCCAACATTGGGAACATCAGTCAATGTAGAGTCCACTGATGAAATAACCGAAATTGAAGtgctggaggaattcgaagaagAGCATTTGTATGAAGATGACGAAGAAGAAGTTATGCTAGCAGATGTTCAAACCACCGATCCGATAGAAGAGACCGAGCAAACACTCGATCATTTAAAGCATAGCAACTCTAATAACCAATTGAAACTGGAAATTTTATCGGATTCGGAGGAAGAACCACAAACTAAACAAAAGTTTGTATTCTCGTGGAAGGAGCTCTATAAACCAAAACCTACTGTCGTCAAAAAGCCTCAATACAAAATAGTGGAGTATCGGCCAAAACCGAAACTGGTGCCGCACACTTGCTACGTTTGTAACACTTCGCATGAAGATGCCGATGCATTGGAAGCCCACATGGAGCAGCACGTCAGCATCCTTCCCTACAAATGCGAACAGTGCAATACCGAACAAGTACCTCAGGTGCTGAAAACATTGGTGAGTCTCAACCGGCACCTGATGACCCATCTCTATCCGTATCCCTGCGATTACTGTCCGTTGCGATTCTTGACCCAGCCGTCGTACGTCGATCACATGCGAAGTCAGCACGAAGCCACCGATACCGATGGTTTCGCGTGCGATTACTGCGGAcaatttttcaacaaaaaacgCCAGTTTTATCATCACTTGGCTAGACACAAAGCATTGGAAGACG AAAAATACAAATGTGAGCATTGTGGTAAGGCATTCGGTTGTAGTGCCCTGCTAAAGCGACACCGGCGGATCCATACCGGTGAGATGCCTTTTGAATGCAAAAAGTGTGGCAAAAAGTTCAACCACGAAGCCAATTTTCAGAACCACAAACGGTTGCACATCGGCGAACGAGCCTACGTTTGCGAAGAGTGTGGCAAAACATTCCACAATGGAACCAGCCTGCGTTACCACAAAGCCGAACACTATCCGGACGATCCGCGCTTTCGGCCGACGCCACTAACCTCCCAACGGTCACGTTACCAGAGTTCCGCCTATCCGAAGCCCCACATACGAGTGGACGCCTCCGGAGCCAAGTTTTATACCTGTGAAATTGAAAACTGCACCTTCGAAACCGAGCAGTACAGAACGTTCTTCTACCACCGCTCGATGCATCTGAAAAAGTTCAAATGCGATCTCTGCGAGAAGCGCTTCCCACTCAGATGCACCCTGACCAAACACATCGAAAATGTGCACGAGGGGAAAGTTGCCGAGAAGAACCTGGCTTGTCCGTATTGCTCCAAGATGTTCAGCTGCAAGCAGAAGTTGAGCTTGCACGTGGATGTCCACGAGAACAACCGCCGCCACAAGTGTCAGTTTTGCGATAAGGCGTTCGTGCAGAAGGCAAACTGTACGGCGCACGAGCGGATTCACACAGGGGAGCGACCGCACGTCTGTCGGATATGCCCTGCGGCGTTCATCACCTCATCCGGAAGAAAAAAGCACGAACGAACACATCCGGAACTGGAGCAGACGCAGGATTTGCAGGAAGGATCGAAAGAGGTCGGTTTGGAAGCGGAAGAGGAGGAAGAAGAATACATCGAGGAGGAAGTCGACGACTTGGAGTATGGAGAGGAACTCGTGGAGTACGCTCCATTGGAAGAGATTTGCTAA